A genomic segment from Pseudokineococcus lusitanus encodes:
- a CDS encoding sugar phosphate isomerase/epimerase family protein yields MSEPATDAARVPAVTLSTSSVYPGSCADAFEAAARLGYDGVEVMVWTDPVSRDPVALRRLASHYGVPVRSIHAPTLLLTQRVWGRDPWEKLTRSVELAQELDAGTVVAHPPFRWQRDYAAGFVEGVREIAATSGTTLAVENMFPWRAGGSEILAYAPGWDVVGEDYDQVTLDVSHASTSGRDSRELARRLAGRLRHVHLTDGTGSAKDEHLVPGRGTQPVQGLLEDLAAGGFAGDVVVEINTRRSRAPGERERDLRESLEFTRRHLGQA; encoded by the coding sequence GTGTCCGAGCCCGCGACCGACGCCGCCCGCGTGCCCGCCGTCACCCTCTCGACGAGCTCGGTCTACCCCGGCTCCTGCGCCGACGCCTTCGAGGCGGCGGCCCGGCTGGGCTACGACGGCGTCGAGGTCATGGTGTGGACGGACCCGGTCAGCCGGGACCCGGTGGCGCTGCGCCGGCTCGCCTCCCACTACGGCGTCCCCGTGCGGAGCATCCACGCCCCGACGCTCCTGCTCACCCAGCGCGTCTGGGGCCGCGACCCGTGGGAGAAGCTGACCCGCTCGGTCGAGCTGGCGCAGGAGCTCGACGCCGGGACGGTCGTCGCCCACCCCCCCTTCCGCTGGCAGCGCGACTACGCGGCCGGCTTCGTCGAGGGCGTCCGCGAGATCGCCGCCACCTCGGGCACCACGCTCGCCGTCGAGAACATGTTCCCCTGGCGCGCCGGCGGGTCGGAGATCCTCGCCTACGCCCCGGGCTGGGACGTCGTCGGCGAGGACTACGACCAGGTGACCCTCGACGTCTCCCACGCCTCGACGTCGGGGCGCGACTCCCGCGAGCTGGCCCGCCGCCTGGCCGGCCGCCTGCGCCACGTGCACCTCACCGACGGCACCGGCTCCGCCAAGGACGAGCACCTCGTCCCGGGCCGCGGCACCCAGCCCGTGCAGGGGCTGCTCGAGGACCTCGCCGCGGGCGGCTTCGCGGGCGACGTCGTCGTCGAGATCAACACTCGCCGCTCCCGCGCCCCCGGCGAGCGCGAGCGGGACCTGCGCGAGTCGCTCGAGTTCACCCGCCGCCACCTCGGCCAGGCCTGA
- the proC gene encoding pyrroline-5-carboxylate reductase → MTEPDGAAASARPSVAVLGAGTMGEAVLAGVLRGGWAAEDVVAVVRRPERAAELEERHGVRCVPLAEGAARDVLVVAVKPQQLDALLADAAAHVRPGSLVVSVAAGVTTARLAAALPDGVAVVRAMPNTPALVGEGVTALSPAPGTDPARVDLARRLLAGAGDVVDVPEASQDAATAVSGSGPAYVLLVLEALVEAGVHAGLPRATASRLATGTLAGTAALVQRTGEHPSLLREKVTSPGGTTAAGLRKLDDAGVRAAVLAAVEAARDRSRALGG, encoded by the coding sequence ATGACCGAGCCCGACGGTGCCGCCGCGTCCGCCCGCCCCTCCGTCGCCGTGCTGGGCGCCGGGACGATGGGGGAGGCCGTGCTCGCCGGCGTCCTGCGCGGCGGGTGGGCGGCGGAGGACGTCGTCGCCGTCGTCCGGCGGCCCGAGCGGGCGGCCGAGCTCGAGGAGCGGCACGGCGTCCGCTGCGTGCCGCTGGCCGAGGGGGCGGCGCGGGACGTCCTCGTCGTCGCGGTGAAGCCGCAGCAGCTCGACGCGCTGCTCGCCGACGCCGCGGCGCACGTGCGGCCCGGCTCCCTCGTCGTGTCCGTCGCCGCCGGCGTGACGACGGCGCGCCTGGCCGCGGCCCTGCCGGACGGCGTCGCCGTCGTGCGCGCCATGCCCAACACCCCCGCCCTCGTGGGGGAGGGCGTCACGGCGCTGTCGCCCGCGCCCGGCACGGACCCGGCGCGGGTCGACCTGGCCCGGCGGCTGCTCGCGGGGGCGGGCGACGTCGTCGACGTCCCCGAGGCGTCCCAGGACGCGGCCACCGCCGTCTCGGGGAGCGGTCCCGCCTACGTCCTCCTCGTGCTCGAGGCGCTCGTCGAGGCCGGCGTGCACGCGGGCCTGCCCCGGGCGACGGCGAGCCGTCTCGCCACCGGCACCCTCGCCGGCACCGCGGCGCTCGTGCAGCGCACCGGCGAGCACCCGTCCCTCCTGCGGGAGAAGGTGACGTCGCCGGGCGGGACGACGGCCGCCGGGCTCCGCAAGCTCGACGACGCGGGCGTCCGCGCCGCCGTCCTCGCCGCCGTCGAGGCGGCCCGCGACCGCTCCCGGGCGCTCGGGGGCTGA
- a CDS encoding potassium channel family protein, producing MGDKAHDDAVLVVGLGRFGSAMAAALDRMGHDVLAVERDPEIVQAWSGRLTHVVEADATSADALEQLGAADFRVAVVGIGTSIEASVLTTSTLVDMGVQQIWAKAITPSHGRILDRLGAHHVVYPEADAGERVAHLVGGRLLDFIEFDDGFAIVKMRPPRECQGFTLAQSKVREKYGVTVVGLKPPGEDFTYAQPDTRVRERDVLIVSGRTSLIEKFAGRP from the coding sequence TTGGGTGACAAGGCGCACGACGACGCGGTGCTCGTCGTCGGACTCGGCAGGTTCGGCAGCGCGATGGCGGCCGCCCTCGACCGCATGGGGCACGACGTGCTCGCGGTCGAGCGCGACCCCGAGATCGTCCAGGCGTGGTCGGGGCGGCTGACGCACGTCGTCGAGGCCGACGCGACGAGCGCGGACGCGCTGGAGCAGCTCGGCGCCGCGGACTTCCGCGTCGCCGTCGTCGGCATCGGCACGTCCATCGAGGCCAGCGTGCTGACGACGTCCACGCTCGTGGACATGGGCGTCCAGCAGATCTGGGCGAAGGCCATCACGCCCTCGCACGGCCGGATCCTCGACCGGCTCGGCGCCCACCACGTCGTCTACCCCGAGGCCGACGCCGGCGAGCGCGTCGCGCACCTCGTCGGCGGGCGGCTGCTCGACTTCATCGAGTTCGACGACGGCTTCGCCATCGTCAAGATGCGGCCGCCGCGCGAGTGCCAGGGCTTCACGCTGGCGCAGTCGAAGGTGCGCGAGAAGTACGGCGTGACGGTGGTCGGCCTCAAGCCCCCGGGCGAGGACTTCACCTACGCCCAGCCCGACACGCGCGTGCGCGAGCGCGACGTCCTCATCGTCTCGGGGCGCACGAGCCTCATCGAGAAGTTCGCGGGGCGGCCGTGA
- a CDS encoding Ppx/GppA phosphatase family protein, translating into MRLGVLDVGSNTVHLLVVDAHPGASPVPTASHKRVLRLAERLDEEGSVHAEGVADLLDVVRSAREVATSEGVEELMGFATSALREAPNGAGVLEDVRRETGVRLEVLSGGAEARLTFFAVRRWFGWSAGRMLVLDIGGGSLELAMGADEDAEVALSVPLGAGRTTRSHLAGGVTRPRDVAGLREHAREVLEAQAGRLRDQGAPDLVVGSSKTFRTLGRLTGAAPAREGMHVPRSLERAALEELVPRLASLGPAGRRRLAGVSDARAGQVVAGAVVALEAMRVLDVERMALSPWALREGVILRRLDALAPLLGR; encoded by the coding sequence ATGCGCCTGGGGGTCCTCGACGTGGGGTCGAACACCGTCCACCTGCTCGTCGTCGACGCCCATCCCGGCGCCTCGCCGGTCCCGACGGCGTCCCACAAGCGGGTGCTGCGCCTGGCCGAGCGCCTCGACGAGGAGGGCTCGGTCCACGCCGAGGGGGTCGCGGACCTCCTCGACGTCGTCCGCTCGGCCCGGGAGGTCGCGACGTCCGAGGGCGTCGAGGAGCTCATGGGCTTCGCCACGAGCGCCCTGCGCGAGGCGCCCAACGGCGCCGGGGTCCTCGAGGACGTCCGCCGCGAGACCGGTGTCCGCCTCGAGGTGCTGAGCGGCGGCGCCGAGGCACGCCTGACCTTCTTCGCCGTCCGCCGCTGGTTCGGCTGGTCGGCCGGCCGGATGCTCGTCCTCGACATCGGGGGCGGCTCGCTCGAGCTCGCCATGGGCGCCGACGAGGACGCCGAGGTCGCCCTCAGCGTGCCGCTCGGCGCGGGCCGCACCACGCGCTCGCACCTGGCGGGCGGCGTCACCCGGCCCCGCGACGTCGCCGGGCTGCGCGAGCACGCGCGCGAGGTGCTCGAGGCGCAGGCCGGGCGGCTGCGCGACCAGGGCGCGCCCGACCTCGTCGTCGGCTCGAGCAAGACCTTCCGCACGCTGGGCCGGCTCACCGGCGCCGCGCCCGCGCGGGAGGGCATGCACGTGCCGCGCTCGCTCGAGCGCGCGGCGCTGGAGGAGCTCGTGCCGCGGCTCGCGTCGCTCGGCCCGGCCGGCCGCCGTCGGCTCGCCGGCGTCTCGGACGCGCGCGCGGGGCAGGTCGTGGCGGGCGCCGTCGTCGCGCTCGAGGCGATGCGCGTCCTCGACGTCGAGCGGATGGCGCTGTCCCCGTGGGCCCTCCGCGAGGGGGTCATCCTCCGGCGGCTCGACGCCCTGGCCCCGCTGCTCGGCCGCTGA
- a CDS encoding TrkH family potassium uptake protein: MRPRAHGVKGRLAEAARRSPARLAVVVFVAVIAVFAALLSLPFATASGTRAPFVDAVFTAVSAVCVTGLTVVDTATYWSHFGEAVILLGIFVGGFGVLVLASLLGLLVSRHLGLTQRLVAANETKALRLGDVALLVRTVFLTSVTVSGVLTAVLLPRFLTAGESFGEALWHALFYGVSSFNNAGFVSHEGGLPQLGDGPVAGDWWLCGPLVVGVLLGSLGFPVVLVLRDRWRSPRRWGLHAQMTVTGVVALFVVGAVLVAAMEWRNPATLGALDGVDRLQAALFASAMTRSGGFSTVDVSEMSTATWLVQDALMFVGGGSASTAGGIRVTTLFVLLLAVVAEARGNRDAEVFGRRLPQSSLRLAVAVGLVGTTTVLVGTASLLALTDETLDVVLFEVISAFATVGLSVTDTGALGDGAKWVLSVLMLVGRTGTMTLAAALALRESSRLYRLPEERPIVG; this comes from the coding sequence GTGCGCCCACGCGCGCACGGGGTCAAGGGCCGCCTGGCCGAGGCCGCCCGCCGCTCCCCCGCCCGGCTCGCCGTCGTCGTCTTCGTCGCGGTCATCGCCGTCTTCGCGGCCCTGCTGAGCCTGCCCTTCGCGACGGCCTCGGGGACCCGGGCCCCCTTCGTCGACGCCGTCTTCACGGCCGTCTCGGCCGTCTGCGTCACGGGGCTGACCGTCGTCGACACGGCGACGTACTGGTCCCACTTCGGCGAGGCCGTCATCCTCCTCGGCATCTTCGTCGGCGGGTTCGGCGTCCTCGTCCTCGCGAGCCTCCTGGGCCTGCTCGTGTCGCGGCACCTCGGCCTCACGCAGCGCCTCGTCGCGGCGAACGAGACCAAGGCGCTGCGGCTCGGCGACGTCGCCCTCCTCGTCCGGACGGTCTTCCTCACGTCCGTCACCGTCTCCGGCGTCCTCACCGCGGTGCTGCTGCCGCGCTTCCTCACGGCGGGCGAGTCCTTCGGGGAGGCGCTGTGGCACGCGCTCTTCTACGGCGTCTCGTCCTTCAACAACGCGGGCTTCGTCTCGCACGAGGGCGGGCTGCCCCAGCTCGGGGACGGACCCGTGGCCGGCGACTGGTGGCTGTGCGGGCCGCTCGTCGTCGGCGTGCTGCTCGGCAGCCTCGGCTTCCCCGTCGTCCTCGTGCTGCGCGACCGGTGGCGCTCGCCGCGCCGCTGGGGCCTGCACGCCCAGATGACGGTCACGGGCGTCGTCGCCCTCTTCGTCGTCGGCGCGGTCCTCGTCGCGGCGATGGAGTGGCGCAACCCGGCCACCCTGGGGGCTCTCGACGGCGTCGACCGGCTCCAGGCGGCGCTCTTCGCCTCGGCGATGACGCGCTCCGGCGGCTTCTCCACGGTCGACGTCTCCGAGATGTCCACCGCCACCTGGCTCGTCCAGGACGCCCTGATGTTCGTCGGCGGCGGCAGCGCCTCGACGGCCGGCGGCATCCGCGTGACGACGCTCTTCGTGCTCCTGCTCGCCGTCGTCGCCGAGGCCCGCGGCAACCGGGACGCCGAGGTCTTCGGCCGCCGGCTCCCGCAGAGCTCGCTGCGCCTGGCCGTCGCCGTCGGCCTCGTCGGGACGACGACCGTCCTCGTCGGCACGGCGTCCCTGCTGGCGCTCACCGACGAGACCCTCGACGTCGTGCTCTTCGAGGTGATCTCGGCCTTCGCGACCGTCGGGCTCAGCGTCACCGACACCGGTGCGCTCGGCGACGGGGCGAAGTGGGTGCTGTCCGTGCTGATGCTCGTCGGGCGGACGGGCACCATGACCCTGGCGGCGGCCCTCGCCCTGCGCGAGAGCAGCCGCCTGTACCGGCTCCCGGAGGAGAGGCCCATCGTTGGGTGA